In Streptomyces sp. ML-6, the genomic stretch AGGGGCACCGGTTCCGGGGATCCCGCGGGACCCGCGGGATCAGTTCCAGCTGGCGTGCAGCGGCTTGCCCTCGGCGTATCCGGCGGCGCTCTGCACTCCGACCACCGCCTTCTCGGCGAACTCCGCCAGGGAGGCCGCTCCGGCGTAGGTGCAGGAGGAGCGGACGCCCGCGATGATCGAGTCGATCAGGTCCTCGACGCCGGGCCTGGCCGGGTCTAGGAACATCCGCGAGGTGGAGATGCCCTCCTCGAAGAGCGCCTTGCGGGCCCGGTCGTACGCGGACTCCTCCGAGGTGCGGTTCTTCACGGCGCGCGCGGACGCCATCCCGAAGGACTCCTTGTAGAGGCGGCCGTCGGCGGACTGCTGGAGGTCGCCGGGCGACTCGTACGTACCGGCGAACCAGGAGCCGATCATCACGTTGGAGGCACCGGCGGCGAGCGCCATCGCGACATCGCGCGGGTGGCGCACCCCGCCGTCCGCCCAGACGTGCTTGCCGTGCCTGCGGGCCTCGGCGGCGCACTCCAGCACGGCGGAGAACTGCGGGCGGCCCACTCCGGTCATCATCCGGGTGGTGCACATGGCGCCGGGGCCGACACCGACCTTGACGATGTCCGCGCCGGCCTCGACGAGGTCGCGCACGCCCTCGGCGGCGACGACGTTGCCCGCGACGACCGGCACCTTCGGGCCGAGCGCGCGCACCGCACGGACCGCGCCGATCATGGACTCCTGGTGGCCGTGGGCGGTGTCCACGACGAGCGTGTCGACCCCGGCGGCGAGGAGCTGCCCGGCCTTGCCCTCGACGTCGCCGTTGATGCCGACGGCGGCGGCGATCCGCAGCCGGCCCCCGGCGTCGATGGCGGGGGTGTACAGGGTGGCGCGCAGGGCGGCCTTGCGGGTGAGGATGCCGGCGAGCCGGCCGTCCGCGTCGACCGCGGGGGCGAGCTTGCGGTTGGCGCCGTCGAGCCGGTTGAACGCGTCGCGCGGATCGATGTCCGCCTCGAGCAGCACCAGGTCCTTGGACATGACCTCGGAGAGCTGGGTGAAGCGGTCGACGCCGTTCAGGTCGTGCTCCGTGACGACGCCGACGGGCCGGTGCTCCCCGTCGACGACGACGCCCGCGCCGTGCGCGCGCTTGTGGAGCAGGGACAGGGCGTCGGCGACCGTCTGGCCCGGGGTCAGTACGATCGGTGTGTCGAGCACCAGGTGGCGCGTTTTCACCCAGGAGATGACGTCGGTGACGACCTCGATCGGGATGTCCTGCGGGATGACGACGAGGCCACCCCGGCGGGCGACGGTTTCGGCCATCCGGCGGCCCGCGATGGCCGTCATGTTCGCGACGACGAGCGGAATGGTGGTGCCGGTGCCGTCGGGCGAGGAGAGGTCGACACCCTGGCGGGAACCGACCGCGGAACGGCCCGGAACCATGAAGACATCGTCGTACGTGAGGTCGTAGGGGACCGAGGGAGAATCCGTGTAGCGACCGGTGCCGGGCTCAAGAAAACGCATAAGACTCATTTTTTCATACGAAATCGAACAGGTCGCCCCCAGCAAGACACAACAAATGACCCCCGCGTTCGTGCGTTCCTCCGAAAGGAATCGGCGGAACCCGGACAAGCGGAACCCGTCTTGCCGGGCGACTCCGCCCGAAGCGCTTTCGAAGCATTCGCGATCATCTTCCCTGGACCTGGTGACAAGGGCTCGGGTAGCTTCAAATCCGCAGGTCCCGTGGGTCACGACTACGCCCCGGAGGAACAGTCGGAAGGGTCACAACTTCCGCCACCCGTACGACCGGAGAGGATCACGACCCCCCGTGGAGAGCGAACTGCCGGACATCTACTGCCCGTTCCCCCAGCGGACCAACCCGCACGTCGGACACACCCGGATCCACCTCGCCGAATGGATCCGCAACACCGGTCTGGTGCACCGGGATTCAGCCAGAGAGCGCTTCGAGCAGGCGGACTTCGGGGCGTTCGTCGGCATGGTCTACCCGACCGCCGACAGCAAGAATCTGGACCTCGTCGCCGACTGGTTCGTGTGGCTGTTCCTCGTCGACGACCAGCTCGACGACGGCCATCTCGGCCGCAGCCCGGAGCGGGTGCGGGACGTGGTCGACGTGATGCGTTCCGTGGTCGAGAGCCCCGGTCCGGTCGTCCTGCCGGACGAGGAACTGCCCGCGGCCGTGATCGCCCTGGCCGACCTGTGGGAACGCACGACGCCCGGCACGGCCGCGCACTGGCGCACCCGGTTCGCCTGGCACGTGACCACCTACCTCACGACGGCCACCACCTGGGAGGCCGGCAACCGGGCCGCGGGCGTGGTGCCGTCCGAGGAGACGTACATCGCCAAGCGGCGCCACACCGGGGCGATACACGTCTGCATGGACCTGATAGAGATCGTGGCCGGCATCGAGGCCCCCGAGTCGATACACAACGACTCCCGGTTCATCACGGCCCTGGAAGCCTCGTGCAACGTCGTGTGCTGGGCCAACGACGTGTACTCCTATGAGAAGGAGCAGGTGCTCGGGGAGATCCACAACCTGGTCCACCTGGTCCGGCACCACCGCGGCCACGGCAAGCGGCAGGCGATCGAACACGTCTGCGCGGAGATCGAGACGGAGACCCGGCGATTCCTCGCCGCGGAGGCCGAGCTGCTGGAGGCCTACCCCCAGCTGTCGTGGATGCTCTCGCCGTACCTGGACGGGATGCGGAGCTGGATGCGCGGCAATCTGGACTGGTCGCGGCAGACCCCCCGCTACAACCCGGCCGACGTGGGGCAGTACGAGGAGCCCGAGGAGTACCTGGAGGCGACGGTCCTGGGCGTGGCCCCGGACTGAGACCGCCGCGGAGCTCGCAGGAGGCCCCCGCCCGGCACGTCGGGTCCGGCGGGGGCCTCCTCCGTGTCCTCGTCCCCGGTCAGTCGCCGTCCGGGTCGGCCCGCTCCAGTGCCGGACGCTGCGGCGCGGGCGACTCCGTCAGCAGGTGGTCGGCCGCCGCCGTGTCCGTCACCAGGCTGGTGACCAGCCCGGACCTCAGCACCGCGCCGATCGCCGCGGCCTTGCGCTGGCCGCCCGCGATCGCCACCACCTCGGGAATCCGGCGCAGCCGGTCCGCCTGGACCGTGATGCACCGCTCCCCCAGGTCCCGGCCGACCCGCCGCCCCTCGGCGTCGAAGAGGTGCGCGGACATCTCCGCTGCGACGCCGAGCGAGGCGTAGTGCGCCCGCTCCTCGTCCGAGAGCATGTCGTGGACGGTCGAGATGCCCGGCTCCCAGGAACCGATGGAGACCGCGGCGACGGTCACCTTGTCGAAGTACTCGAAGGCACGGGCGATACCGGTCTGGTGCCGCAGCGCGGCGGCCGTGGCCGGGTCGGGCAGCAGCATCGGGGCGTAGATGGGGTGGGCCTCACCGCCCGACACCTGCGCCGCCCGCCGGACCGCCTCGACCGAACCGCGCTCGGCCGTCCCCGCGTCGTACACCCCGGTGAGCTGCACGACCGTGCACGGCGGCAGCCGGTCGAGCGCCGCCGCCATGTGGATGGTCGACCGGCCCCAGGCCAGGCCGAGCACATCGCCCTCGTTCACCAGTTCGCCGAGGAGATCGGCCGCGACCTCGCCCAGGTTCTCCGGGTCGGGTGCGTCGTCCTGCTCCTCCGCGGGGGATTCGACGACGACCGCGTGGCGCAGCCCGTAGCGGGCCCGGAGCGCGTCGGAGCGCTCGGCGTCCAGCTCGGCGGGAACGCGGATCTCGATCCGTACGAGGTCGCGCTCAAGAGCCGTCTCCAGGACCCGGGCCACCTTGAAACGGCTGACGCCGAACTCCTCGGCGATCTGGATCTTCGACTTTCCCTCGAGGTAGAAGCGGCGGGCCATGGCCGCCGCCTGCACCAGCTCCGCGGGCCCCATCCGCAGGGCGGACCGACCCGCCGACATTGCAGACACCGCGATCTCCTCACTGCTGTTCACACTCTCGATACGCCGTTCATCCTGTCAGATCCGGCGCCCCCTGATCGGCCCCGTCGGACCGAGTTCATCTGCCCTTGGCCGGGCCGACCCACGAACGGAAACCCGGGCGGTCCGGATCTCAGTGACCGCAGGCCCGGGTCGCCGAGGCGGTGGCCCCCTCGGCCCTGGTGCGCAGCGCCCGCACCGCTTCGGCCGGGTCCTTCGCCCCGTACACCGCGGAACCCGCGACAAACACGTCCGCCCCGGCCTCGGCGCACCGCTCGATGGTGGACTCGGAGACCCCGCCGTCGACCTGGAGCCACAGTTCGAGGCCGTGCTTGGAGATCAGCTCACGGGTGCGGCGGATCTTCGGCAGCATGATGTCCAGGAACGCCTGGCCGCCGAAGCCCGGCTCCACCGTCATGATCAGCAGCATGTCGAGCTCGGGCAGCAGGTCCTCGTACGGCTCGATCGGCGTCGCGGGCTTGAGCGCCATGGAGGCGCGGGCCCCCTTGGCCCGGATCTCCCGCGCCAGCCGCACGGGCGCCGCCGCGGCCTCCACGTGGAAGGTGACGGAGCCCGCGCCGGCCTCGACGTACTGCGGCGCCCAGCGGTCCGCGTCCTCGATCATCAGATGGCAGTCCAGCGGGGTGTCCGTGGCCCGGCTGAGCGATTCCACGATCGGCACGCCGAGGGTCAGGTTGGGCACGAAGTGGTTGTCCATCACATCGACATGGAGCCAGTCGGCACCTTCGACTGCCTTCGCCTCCTCGGCGAGGCGGGCGAAGTCGGCGGACAGGATGCTGGGGTTGATCTGGGCCATGAGCCAAGCCTGCCACGTTCCGCGCCGCTTCCCCGCCCCGGTGCCCGCCAAAGCCTCACGGGATCATTACAGTTCGCGCGATCCGGGCGCTCCCGGCCGCATGATCCGGACGTTTCGGCCCGGGGCGGGCGCCCCGGGGGCCACCGTTGCAGGAAGACGCAGCGGCCCCGGGCCGGCCGGTTCCTCAGGCGGTGCGCCGCAGCAGCGCCAGGTACATCGCGTCCGTGCCGTGCAGGTGCGGCCACAGCTGGACGTCCGGGCCGTCGCCCAGCGCGGGCACCCCCGGCAGCAGCGGGCGGGCGTCCACCCACTCCGCTTCCACGGACCGGCCGCCGCGCCCCTTGAGCACGTCCTCGACGACGACCCGGGTCTCCGCGAGGTGCGGCGAGCAGGTCGCGTAGCCGACGACGCCGCCGACCCGCACCGCCGCCAACGCCTCGCGCAGCAGCGACCGTTGCAGCGGGGCGAAGTTCTCCAGGTCCTCCCTGCGGCGGCGCCAGCGCGCCTCCGGGCGGCGGCGCAGCGCGCCGAGACCGGAGCACGGCACGTCCATCAGCACCCGGTCGAAACTTCCCGGCCGCCACGGCGGGCGGGTGCCGTCGGCGGTGACCACCTGGTACGGGCCGGGGTTGCCGGACAGGGCTCGCTCGACGAGCCGGGCCCGGTGCGGCTGCTTCTCGGCGGCGATCAGGGCGGCGCCCCGTCCGGCGGCCAGCGCACCGAGCAGGGCGGCCTTTCCGCCCGGTCCCGCGCAGCCGTCGAGCCAGCGGCTGTCGCTCCCCTCCACGGGGGCGTCGGCCAGGGCCAGGGCGACCAGCTGGCTGCCCTCGTCCTGGACCCCGGCCCGGCCCTCCCGGACCGCCTCCAGGGCGCCGGGCTCGCCGCCCTCCGCCATCCGCACGGCATGCGGCGACCAGCGGCCGGGCAGGCCGTTCCCGTCGCCGAGGGCGGTGAGCAGTTCGTCGGTGGTGGCGCGGCCGGGGCGGGCGACCAGGGTGACCTCGGGCCGTTCGTTGTCCGCCTCCAGGAGGTCCTCGATCCCGGCCCGGCCGCCGCCCAGCGCGTCCCACAGGGCGGAGACGATCCAGCGCGGATGCGAGTGCACGATCGCGAGGTGGTCCTCGGGGTCCTCCTCGTACGAGGGGGCCACCCGTGCGATCCAGCCGTCGAGGTCGTCGGCGGAGACCTTCCGCAGGACGGCGTTGACGAACTTGGCCCGGCCCTCGCCGAGCACCACCCGGGCCAGTTCCACGCTGGCGGAGACCGCGGCGTGGGTGGGGATGCGGGTGCCGAGCAGCTGGTGCACGCCCATCTCGATCACGTCCAGGACCGGCTGGTCGACCTCGCGCAGCGGCCGGTCGATGCAGGCCGCGACGATCGCGTCGTACGTCCCCTGGCGGCGCAGCGTCCCGTAGACCAGCTCGGTCGCCAGCGCCGCGTCCCGGTGGTCGAAGTCGCCCTTGGCGCGGGCCTTCTTCAGCAGCGGGGGCAGGACGAGGTTGGCGTACGCGTCGCGTTCGTCGACGGCCCTGAGCGCCTCGAAGGCGAGGAACCGGACCGGATCCTTCTTGGGGCGGCGATGCGGCTTGGCGGGACGGCGACGCTGCTGGTCGTTCACGTGAAAGGTGCTCCGCTGACGGTCGAGAGGACGAATCCTCCCAGCGTATCGCCGCCCGGGCCGCGAAGGGCCCCGGCGCCCGCCGGGCGGTCTCCGGCCGGCGGGCGGGCGGCGGGTCTCAGACGCCCAGCAGCTCGCCGTGGGCGATGCGCACCCCGCGGGCCCAGTCGGCGGCCCGCATCGGCTTCTTGCCCTGCGGCTGGACCCAGAGCAGTTCGACGGCGTGCGACCCGGTGCCCACGTACACGTTGTTCTTCGCCGCCGACAGCTCGCCGGGGGCCAGGTCGGCACGGTCCTGCACGGGCGCCACCTGGACCAGCTTCAGGCGTTCCCCGCGGAACAGGGTCCAGGCGCCGGGGGCGGGCGTGCAGCCGCGCACCACGCGGTCGACCCGCAGGGCGGGGGCGGACCACTGCACCTGGGCGTCCTCGACGGTGATCTTCGGTGCGAGGGTGATCCCCTCGGCGGGCTGCGGAACGGCGTGCAGGGTGCCGTCCTCGATGCCGTCCATCGTCGCTGCGAGCAGCCCCGCACCGGCGAACGCGAGCCGGGTGAGCAGGTCGCCGCTGGTGTCGGTGGGGCGCACCTCCTCGGTGAGGACGCCGTACACCGGGCCGGAGTCCAGGCCCTCCTCGATCAGGAAGGTCGACGCGCCGGTCACCTCGTCGCCCGCCATGACCGCGTGCTGCACGGGGGCGGCGCCGCGCCAGGCGGGCAGCAGCGAGAAGTGGAGGTTGACCCAGCCGCGGGCGGGCACGGCGAGCGCCTCCTCGGGGAGCAGCGCCCCGTAGGCGACGACCGGGCAGCAGTCCGGGGCGATCTCCCGCAGCCGGGCCAGGAAGTCCGCGTCGCGCGGCCGGGCGGGCTTGAGCACCTCGATGCCGGCCTCCTCGGCGCGCTCGGCGACGGGGCTGGCGACCAGCCGTCGGCCCCGCCCGGCGGGGGCGTCGGGCCGGGTGACGACGGCGGCCACCTCGTGCCGGTCGGAGGCGATCAGGGCGTCCAGGGCGGGTACGGCTACCTCGGGGGTGCCTGCGAAGACGAGCTTCATGGGTGGCTGACTGCCTCTCGGGCCGGAACGTACGGTGACGAGCGACGCGTGGGACCGACCGGCAGCCCCGTGACGCCGCCCCCTGTTCGCCGGTCGGCCCCTCAGTCTATGGGCCGGGCGGCCGGGGGGCGTACGCATGGCCGCGCGCCCCTTTGACGGGCGCACGCGCCCCTGATGCGTGACCAGATCCACAGCTCGGGCGTTGGTCAAGAGAGATTGACCGAAGCGAGCCGCCACGATGCGGCCCGATCCCTTTCAACGCCGGTTCGAGAGGCTTCTTCATGGCCGACCACGCAACCCACGACGCCCAAGCGAGGGCCAGCCTGCATCTGTTGGTGCGGGACATCGAGCGGGTCCGGCGGCAGGTGGACGCGCTGCGCACGCTCACCGCCCAACTGGGCAACGTCTACCGTCCCCGCCGCTCCGGCCCGTCCACGGGCTTCGTCGTCTACGGCCGGGCCCCGGCCCCCACCGTCAGGCTGGCCCAGGAACTGCGCGACAGCGTCGAGACCCTGGTCACCGCGGCGGTGGACTTCGACCGTTCGCTGGGCTTCTCCTGGGACGCGGTGGGCTCCGCGCTCGGGGTCACCAAGCAGGCGGTGCACCGGCGCTACGGCGCCCGTCGCAACGCCCGGCAGACGGGGGCGGCCGAGACCGCCGCGGAGACGGCGGGGCCGCGCGCCCTGCCGGGTTCGGCGAACCCGTCCGCGCTGCCCGTCGTGCCCGCCGCGCGCTCCATGCCGCCGCAGCCGGGGGACCGTCCGGTGCTCCGGGACGACCTGCGCCCCGGTGTCTTCCCCGGTCCGCGCAACGGCTGACCGCTCCGCCCCTGCCCCGCCGTGTTCCGACGCCCGGCGGGGCAGCCGTACCTCCACGCACGCCCCCACCACCGATTCCCCCGGCGGCCGACCGCATCCGCGGCCGGCCGCCGTACGGGTTCTTCGGCCCGCTGCCGCCCCGTCACCCGATGTCCGGCGGGTCCACCCTGATCCGGACCTGCCCGCCGCTCCCCCGGGAGGTGCGCGCCGCCTGCGCGGCCTTCAGCGCGGCGGCCAGTGCCGCCCCGCGGCCCGGCGGCACCCTGAGGAGCGCCCGCTCCCAGGACTCCCCCTGCGGCGCCTCCCCGGGCCTGCGGGGCCTGCCCGGTACGGCGGACGGCACCGGGACCGGACCGAGCACCTCGGCCTCCGGTGGCAGCTCGGCCTCCGCCAGGAACGCGGCGAGCGCCTCCGGCAGCCCCGTCACCGCCGCCATCCGGGAGACCGGCGGGAAGCCCAGCTCGGCCCGTTCGGCCAGTTCGCGACGGGCGTGTCCGACCGGGTCCCAGCGCACCAGGGCCTGCACCGGCCGCAGCGTCGGCTCGGCGACGATCACCACCGTGCCCCGCTCCCGCTGCCCGCGCACCAGCGCGGCCGCGGCCGTCCAGCGGCGCAGCGCCTCCTCGCCCGCCCGCAGGTCGGGCCGGCCGACCATCGCCCAGCCGTCCAGCAGCAGGGCGGCCGCGTAACCGCCCTCGGCCACGGGTTCGGCGCCGGGGGTGCTGACGACCAGGGCCGGGGCCGCCGGTACGGAGTCGAGGACGTGGTCGCGGCCCGAGGTCCGCACCGGCACGTCCGGGAACGCCCGGCCCAGCTCCTCGGCGGTGCGACGGGCTCCGACGACACTGGCCCGCAGCCGGGCCCCGCCGCAGGCGACACAGCGCCAGGCGGTCTCGGCCCGTCCGCACCAGGTGCAGTCGAGGTCCCGCTGGTCCACCGCCTGGAGCGGCCCGGAGCAGTGCCGGCACCGGGCGGGTTCGCGGCAGCGTTCGCAGGACAGCCGGGGAACGTAGCCGCGGCGCGGCACCTGGATCAGGACGGGGCCGCTGCGCAGCCCGTCCCGCACCGTCTGCCAGGCCAGGCTGGGCAGCCGCGCGGCCCTGGCGGCGCCGTCCCGGGCCAGCTCCCCGTCGCCCACCGTGCGCACCAGGGGCGCCGCGGCCCGCAGCTGCTCCCGGTCCGCGGCCAGCGGCAGCGCCCAGCCGCTCTCCACCAGCTGGGCGGCCTCCACGGTGCAGCTCGTGCCGCCGAGCAGGAACGCGCACCGGCTCTGCGTCGCCCGCAGTTCGAGCACCTCGCGGACGTGCGGGAAGGGGGCGTTGTCGTCGCTGTGGCTGGAGTCCCCGTCGTCCCAGACGGCGACCAGGCCGAGGTCGGCGACGGGCGCGAACATCGCGGCCCTGGTCCCGACGACCGCGCGCACCGAGCCGCGCCGGATCGCGAGCCATTGGCGGTAGCGCTTCTCCGGGCCGGACTCGGCGGTCAGCAGCGCGTGCCGGCCCGGACCGAGCAGCGCGGTGAGCGCCGCGTCCACCCGGCCCGCGCTCCGTCCGTCCGGCATGACGACGAGCGCGCCGCGCCCCGACGCGAGGGTCGCGGCCATGGCCCTGGCGACCTCCTCGGGCCAGTGGGGGCCGGGCAGCGCCGTCCACACGGCCCGGGGCGCCCCGCCCCCGGCCAGTGCCCGCAGGAAGGCCGGACCCTGCGGATACCGCTCCCAGCTGCCCGCCGGCGGGGCGGGCGGCGGGGGCAGGGGCTCGGGCGAGGGCGCCGATTCGGCCCTGCCGTTGCGGGGCGGCACGGCCAGCTGGAGCACATCGGCGAGGCTGCCGGCGTAGCGGTCGGCGACGGCCCGCGAGAGCGCGAGCAGTTCCGGCCCCAGCACCGGTTCGGGCGACACGACGTAGGCGAGCGCGGCCAGGGCCCCGGGGTAGTCCGACTCGGCGAGCCGCTCGACGAGGAAGCCGTCGATCAGCCCGCCGCCCTCGCGCCGTCCGCCGCGGACGTTGCGCCCGCCGGCCCCGAAGCGCACCCGCACCCGCACCCCGGGCCGGGCCTCGGCGTCGAGCTCCTCGGGCACCGCGTAGTCGAAGTACTGGTCGAGGTGGAGCGCGCCCTTGTTGACCAGGACGCGGGCGACGGGCAGTTCCGGGGCGAGGGCGGCATCGCGCCAGGTGCGCGGCTTGG encodes the following:
- a CDS encoding GuaB1 family IMP dehydrogenase-related protein encodes the protein MRFLEPGTGRYTDSPSVPYDLTYDDVFMVPGRSAVGSRQGVDLSSPDGTGTTIPLVVANMTAIAGRRMAETVARRGGLVVIPQDIPIEVVTDVISWVKTRHLVLDTPIVLTPGQTVADALSLLHKRAHGAGVVVDGEHRPVGVVTEHDLNGVDRFTQLSEVMSKDLVLLEADIDPRDAFNRLDGANRKLAPAVDADGRLAGILTRKAALRATLYTPAIDAGGRLRIAAAVGINGDVEGKAGQLLAAGVDTLVVDTAHGHQESMIGAVRAVRALGPKVPVVAGNVVAAEGVRDLVEAGADIVKVGVGPGAMCTTRMMTGVGRPQFSAVLECAAEARRHGKHVWADGGVRHPRDVAMALAAGASNVMIGSWFAGTYESPGDLQQSADGRLYKESFGMASARAVKNRTSEESAYDRARKALFEEGISTSRMFLDPARPGVEDLIDSIIAGVRSSCTYAGAASLAEFAEKAVVGVQSAAGYAEGKPLHASWN
- a CDS encoding terpene cyclase, with amino-acid sequence MESELPDIYCPFPQRTNPHVGHTRIHLAEWIRNTGLVHRDSARERFEQADFGAFVGMVYPTADSKNLDLVADWFVWLFLVDDQLDDGHLGRSPERVRDVVDVMRSVVESPGPVVLPDEELPAAVIALADLWERTTPGTAAHWRTRFAWHVTTYLTTATTWEAGNRAAGVVPSEETYIAKRRHTGAIHVCMDLIEIVAGIEAPESIHNDSRFITALEASCNVVCWANDVYSYEKEQVLGEIHNLVHLVRHHRGHGKRQAIEHVCAEIETETRRFLAAEAELLEAYPQLSWMLSPYLDGMRSWMRGNLDWSRQTPRYNPADVGQYEEPEEYLEATVLGVAPD
- a CDS encoding sugar-binding domain-containing protein — encoded protein: MSAGRSALRMGPAELVQAAAMARRFYLEGKSKIQIAEEFGVSRFKVARVLETALERDLVRIEIRVPAELDAERSDALRARYGLRHAVVVESPAEEQDDAPDPENLGEVAADLLGELVNEGDVLGLAWGRSTIHMAAALDRLPPCTVVQLTGVYDAGTAERGSVEAVRRAAQVSGGEAHPIYAPMLLPDPATAAALRHQTGIARAFEYFDKVTVAAVSIGSWEPGISTVHDMLSDEERAHYASLGVAAEMSAHLFDAEGRRVGRDLGERCITVQADRLRRIPEVVAIAGGQRKAAAIGAVLRSGLVTSLVTDTAAADHLLTESPAPQRPALERADPDGD
- the rpe gene encoding ribulose-phosphate 3-epimerase — encoded protein: MAQINPSILSADFARLAEEAKAVEGADWLHVDVMDNHFVPNLTLGVPIVESLSRATDTPLDCHLMIEDADRWAPQYVEAGAGSVTFHVEAAAAPVRLAREIRAKGARASMALKPATPIEPYEDLLPELDMLLIMTVEPGFGGQAFLDIMLPKIRRTRELISKHGLELWLQVDGGVSESTIERCAEAGADVFVAGSAVYGAKDPAEAVRALRTRAEGATASATRACGH
- a CDS encoding transcription antitermination factor NusB, which gives rise to MNDQQRRRPAKPHRRPKKDPVRFLAFEALRAVDERDAYANLVLPPLLKKARAKGDFDHRDAALATELVYGTLRRQGTYDAIVAACIDRPLREVDQPVLDVIEMGVHQLLGTRIPTHAAVSASVELARVVLGEGRAKFVNAVLRKVSADDLDGWIARVAPSYEEDPEDHLAIVHSHPRWIVSALWDALGGGRAGIEDLLEADNERPEVTLVARPGRATTDELLTALGDGNGLPGRWSPHAVRMAEGGEPGALEAVREGRAGVQDEGSQLVALALADAPVEGSDSRWLDGCAGPGGKAALLGALAAGRGAALIAAEKQPHRARLVERALSGNPGPYQVVTADGTRPPWRPGSFDRVLMDVPCSGLGALRRRPEARWRRRREDLENFAPLQRSLLREALAAVRVGGVVGYATCSPHLAETRVVVEDVLKGRGGRSVEAEWVDARPLLPGVPALGDGPDVQLWPHLHGTDAMYLALLRRTA
- the fmt gene encoding methionyl-tRNA formyltransferase; translated protein: MKLVFAGTPEVAVPALDALIASDRHEVAAVVTRPDAPAGRGRRLVASPVAERAEEAGIEVLKPARPRDADFLARLREIAPDCCPVVAYGALLPEEALAVPARGWVNLHFSLLPAWRGAAPVQHAVMAGDEVTGASTFLIEEGLDSGPVYGVLTEEVRPTDTSGDLLTRLAFAGAGLLAATMDGIEDGTLHAVPQPAEGITLAPKITVEDAQVQWSAPALRVDRVVRGCTPAPGAWTLFRGERLKLVQVAPVQDRADLAPGELSAAKNNVYVGTGSHAVELLWVQPQGKKPMRAADWARGVRIAHGELLGV
- a CDS encoding primosomal protein N', which encodes MSSEDERTEDPSGGAPEQLALIRETVRRAKVPRAKPRTWRDAALAPELPVARVLVNKGALHLDQYFDYAVPEELDAEARPGVRVRVRFGAGGRNVRGGRREGGGLIDGFLVERLAESDYPGALAALAYVVSPEPVLGPELLALSRAVADRYAGSLADVLQLAVPPRNGRAESAPSPEPLPPPPAPPAGSWERYPQGPAFLRALAGGGAPRAVWTALPGPHWPEEVARAMAATLASGRGALVVMPDGRSAGRVDAALTALLGPGRHALLTAESGPEKRYRQWLAIRRGSVRAVVGTRAAMFAPVADLGLVAVWDDGDSSHSDDNAPFPHVREVLELRATQSRCAFLLGGTSCTVEAAQLVESGWALPLAADREQLRAAAPLVRTVGDGELARDGAARAARLPSLAWQTVRDGLRSGPVLIQVPRRGYVPRLSCERCREPARCRHCSGPLQAVDQRDLDCTWCGRAETAWRCVACGGARLRASVVGARRTAEELGRAFPDVPVRTSGRDHVLDSVPAAPALVVSTPGAEPVAEGGYAAALLLDGWAMVGRPDLRAGEEALRRWTAAAALVRGQRERGTVVIVAEPTLRPVQALVRWDPVGHARRELAERAELGFPPVSRMAAVTGLPEALAAFLAEAELPPEAEVLGPVPVPSAVPGRPRRPGEAPQGESWERALLRVPPGRGAALAAALKAAQAARTSRGSGGQVRIRVDPPDIG